TCTTCGAGAAGGATCGCGCGCTGTCGCGCCGCTTCCAGAAGATCGACATCACCGAGCCGTCGGTCGAGGACAGCGTCAAAATCCTGCAGGGCCTGCGGTCGCGCTTCGAGGAGCATCACCAGGTCAAATACACCCAGCAGGCATTGCGCGCCGCCGTGGAACTGACGCAGCGTTACATCACCGATCGGCATCTGCCGGACAAGGCCATTGACGTCATCGACGAGGCCGGCGCGGCACAGCATTTATTGCCGCCCTCCAGGCGCAAGAAGACCATCACCGTGCACGAGGTCGAGCAGATCGTCGCCAAGATTGCGCGCGTACCGCCGAAAACCGTGTCCAGCAACGACAAGGACGTGCTGAAAAACATCGAGCGCGACTTGAAGCTCGTGGTCTTCGGCCAGGACGAGGCCATCGAAAAGCTGGCCGCCGCCATCAAGATGGCGCGTTCGGGCCTGGGCGATCAGCGCCGTCCGATCGGCCAGTATCTGTTCGCCGGCCCGACCGGTGTGGGCAAAACCGAGGTCAGCCGCCAGCTGGCGAGGGTCATGGGCATCGAACTGGTGCGCTTCGACATGTCCGAATACATGGAGCGGCACACGGTGTCGCGCCTCATCGGTGCGCCGCCGGGATATGTCGGCTTCGATCAGGGCGGGCTGCTCACCGAGGCCATCATCAAGCATCCGCACGCCGTCCTGCTGCTCGATGAAATCGAGAAGGCGCACCCGGATGTGTTCAACATCCTGCTGCAGGTGATGGATCACGGCACGCTCACCGACACCAACGGCCGGCAGACGGATTTCCGCAACGTGATCATCATCATGACCACGAATGCCGGCGCCGATCGCATCAGCCGCTCCTCGATCGGCTTCACGCAGCAGGATCACAGCTCGGACGCAGGCGAGATCATCAAGAAGATATTCAGCCCGGAGTTTCGCAACCGGCTGGACGCCGTCATCCAGTTCAAGCCGCTGGATCCACAGACCATCGCCCATGTGGTGGACAAATTCCTCGTCGAACTCGAAACCCAGCTGGACGAGAAGAACGTGACGCTGGAAGTCGATGACGCCGCCCGCGGCTGGCTGGCGGAGCACGGCCATGACCCCATCATGGGCGCGCGCCCGATGTCGCGGTTGATTCAGGAGAAGATCAAACGGCTGCTGGCCGAGGAACTGCTGTTCGGCAAGCTCGAACAAGGCGGCGACGTGCTGGTCACCGTCAAGGGCGGCGAACTGGCCATCGACATCAAATCTTCGAACAAAAACCCCGAACGCGCGGTTTAGCCGGACCCGATACAGCCTGGCCGGTGACGGCAGCAAACTGGCCATGCCCATCACCGAACTCAATCACTACTCGATCCGCACCCTGGATCTGAAGGCTTCCGAGCAGTTTTACACCGGGATATTGGGTTTCACTGTCGGCCCCCGCCCGGCCTTTCCCTTTCCCGGACTGTGGCTGTACAACGGTGATCATGGCTCGTACTCGAACGCACGCGTGCACATCATCGGCGTCGATCCCAACGATCCCGAAGGGCTCAGGAAATATCTGGGGGATCGAAATCCGGACAGTCTCAAGGGTGGTACCGGCACCGTGGATCACATCGCCTTTTTCGCCACCGGCCTGGACGAGATGCGCGGGCGCTTGAAGAAAAAAGGCGTGCCTTACCGGGAGCGCACCGTGCCCTCGCTCGGCCTGCACCAGATCTTTCTGGAAGACCCCAGCCAGGTCACCATCGAGTTGAACTACCCCGCCTCGGAAACCAGATTATAGTTTCTTGGTGAAGACCTTGGAGTTGCGCTGGTAGTTGTAGAGCATCTTCCGCTCGATCGGCAGGCTCTCGATGGTGGCCTCGTTGAAGCCGCGTTCGACAAACCAGTGCGCGGCCTGGGTCGTCAGCACGAGCATCTGTTTCAGCTTCATCTGCCGGGCACTGGTTTCCAGGTTGTTGAACAGCATGTCGCCGCGGCCCTGGTCCCGGTAATCCGGGTGCACGGCCAGGCAGGCCAGTTCCGCCAGCCCCTCCGACGGATAGGGATAGATCGCAGCGCAGCCGATGATGGCGCCGTCGCGCACCAGCACGTTGAAGTGATCGATCTCGGTCTCCAGTTTTTCGCGCGAGCGACGCACCAGCGTGCCGTCCGTCTCCAGCGGCGCGATGAGTTCGATGATGCCGGCGACGTCGTCGATGGTGGCCTTGCGCAGGGTGTCGAACGGATTGGCCGACACCATCGTGCCGATGCCGTCGCGCGAAAAGAGTTCCAGCAGCAGTCCGCCGTCCTCGCGCCGGTCCACGAGATGCACGCGCCGCACGCCGCCGCGGCAGGCGGTGATGGCGTCATCCAGCTCCGGAATGCGCTGGGCCAGCTCGGGATCCGCCTGCATGAGTTGTTCGGTCTCCGTGTCGGTGAGTTGATGCACGAGCTTGCCGCGCTTGTCGAGGATGGCCTTGTTCTCCAGCAGGAAGATGAGCTTGTCGGCACCGAGGCTCGACGCGATGGAAGTCGCCACTTCATGGGCGTTGAGATTGAAGCATTCCCCCGTCGGGGAGTAGCCCACCGGCGGCGTCACCAGGATGTCGCCGTTTTCCAGCCGTGTCCGGATGGTCTCCACCTCCACCTTGCGCACGACTCCCGAATACAGGTAATCCACGCCGTTGCGCACGCCGATCGGCTTGGCGATGACAAAGTTGCCGGACACGACCCGGATGCGGGCGTTGGCGGCGGGATGATTCGCCAGGCCGCGTGACAGCTGCCCCATGATTTCGATGGTGATGCTGCCCACCGCGTCCTTCACACAGGCCAGCGTGGTCTCGTCGGTGATGCGTATGCCGCCCTTCATGCGCATCTCCAGATTGCGGGCCCGCAGCCGCTCCTCCACCTGCGGCCGGGCGCCGGGCACGATCACCAGACGGATGCCCATGCTGGACAGCAGGGCGATGTCATGGATGAGGTTGCGGAAGGTGGGCTCCCCCACCGCCTCGCCGCCGAAGGACAACACGAAAGTCTGCCCGCGATGGGCGTGGATGTACGGCGACGCCTGCCGGAACCAGTCGACGAATTGTTTCTGCTTGTCAGCCATGATTCGAACCCATCCAAAAAAAAAGTAATGCGTCAAACCCCGTGGCATTTCACCCCGCACGGCGTCCATTCCAGGACGACGTATCCGGCGGGCGCGCACATTGTAATGGCTGATCCACCCGCCTGCCATCGATCCTGCGCTTGGTGTATGCTCCGCACCTCAAAAAAACGGATGTTGTCGCATGAGCGAACGCCGCAATAAATACAGTTCACGCATCACCCAGCCCAAATCGCAGGGCGCCTCCCAGGCCATGCTTTACGGCACCGGCATGACCGATCAGGACATGGACAAACCCGAGGTCGGCATTGCCAGCGTCTGGTTCGAGGGCAATACCTGCAACATGCACCTGCTCGATCTCGCCGCCAGGGTGAAGGAAGGCGTGGCCGCGGCCGGTCTGGTCGGCATGCGCTTCAACACCATCGGCGTTTCCGACGGCATTTCCATGGGCACGGACGGCATGAGCTATTCCCTGCAGTCGCGCGATCTCATCGCCGACTCCATCGAGACGGTCATGAACGCGCAGTGGTACGACGCCTGCGTCACCCTGCCAGGCTGCGACAAGAACATGCCCGGCTGCGTGATGGCGCTCGGCCGGCTCAACCGGCCCGGCCTCATGATCTACGGCGGCACCATCAAGCCGGGTCACCGCAGCGGTGACGGCGGCGAGCAGGTGCTGGACATCATCTCCGCCTTCCAGAGCTACGGCGAATTCATCGCCGGCAAGATCGACGACGGCACCCGGCGCGACATCGTGCGGAAATCGTGCCCCGGACCCGGCGCCTGCGGCGGCATGTACACCGCCAACACCATGGCCTGCGCCATCGAGGCGCTGGGCATGTCGCTGCCCTACTCCTCCTCCACGCCCGCGGTCGATCCCGGCAAGCGCGAAGAGTGCCTCCGTGCCGGCGCCGCGGTCAAAAACCTGCTGGAACGCGACATCAAGCCGCGCGACATCATGACGCGCGAGGCCTTCGAGAACGCGATGGTGCTGGTCACCGCGCTCGGCGGATCGACCAACGCCGTGTTGCATCTGATCGCCATGGCACGCGCCGTCGGCGTGCCGCTCACCATCGACGACTTTCAGAAGGTTAGCGATCGCACACCGTTCCTCGCCAACCTGAAGCCCAGCGGAATATACGTCATGGAGGACGTGCACAACATCGGCGGCACGCCCGCGGTGATGAAGTTCCTGCTGGAAAACAAAATGATCGTCGGCGGCTGCCTGACCGTCACCGGCAAGACCGTGGCGGAGAATCTGAGGGACGTGCCCGTATTCAAGGCCGGCCAGACCGTCATCCAGCCGCTCGACAAACCCATCAAGAAAACAGGACACATCCAGATCCTCAAGGGCAATCTCGCGCCCGGCGGCGCGGTGGCGAAGATCACCGGCAAGGAAGGCCTGCGCTTCTCCGGCCCGGCGAACGTGTTTGATTCCGAGGAGGAGATGCTGGCGGCGCTGGAGAAAAAGAAAATACAAAAGGGCGATGTGATCGTGATCCGCTACGAGGGACCCAAGGGCGGCCCCGGCATGCCGGAAATGCTCACCCCCACCTCCGCCATCATGGGCGCGGGGCTTGGCGCCGACGTGGCGCTGATCACCGACGGCCGTTTTTCCGGCGGCTCGCACGGCTTCATCGTCGGCCACATCGTTCCGGAGGCGCAGGAAGGCGGCCCGCTCGCGCTCATCAAGAATGGCGACCGCATTACACTGGATGCCGAAAAAAACCGCATCGACGTCGAAATCACGGATGAGGAATTCGCGCGACGGCGAGGGCAGTGGAAAATGCCGCCGTACAAGGCCACCCGCGGAACGCTTAACCGCTACATTAAAACCGTGAAGTCCGCCTCTGAGGGTTGTGTCACAGACGAATAATCGCCGTGACGGGTTTCATTCGGGGGATGAAAATTTGACCTGCGCCACGCTGCGAAGCGGCAGGGACGCCGAAGGCCTGGCGGCCGGTTTTTTGACCGGGTATGGCAACCCGGTATCGATACCCCTGGCCTTGTAATCCTCATAGTACTGCATCACCCGGCGCACGTATTCCCGCGTCTCGGCAAAGGGCGGGATCTTGTAGCCGTAATCGATGACCGCGTTTTCGCCGGCGTTGTAAGCCGCCACGGCAAGCCGGACGTCATTCTTGAACATCTGCATGAGGTCGCCCAGGTAATGCGTGCCGCCGTGCACGTTGGCGACGGGGTCATTGCGGTTGAGCACGCCATAGCGCCGGCCGGTTTCCGGCATCAATTGCATCAGGCCCACCGCCCCTTTGCGCGACACCGCGTCCTTGTCGTAGGCGGACTCCGCCGTGACGACCGCATGCACCAGTTCCTTGGGGAGGTTGTTTTTGGCGGCGGCCTCGGCGATGACCGGCTCATACTTCCGCCGATCGCTGGCGAAACTCGGATTGCTGAAGGACCGCGTGGCGGGCACCCAGCCCTTCCAGGTCCGCACCAGCTTCTGGTAACCGGAG
The sequence above is drawn from the Gammaproteobacteria bacterium genome and encodes:
- a CDS encoding lytic transglycosylase domain-containing protein — encoded protein: MHSKIIKTPVNRGLPLKLGLLAGVILFVLGTPPAMADIYKYVDKYGRVTLTDRPDRSGYQKLVRTWKGWVPATRSFSNPSFASDRRKYEPVIAEAAAKNNLPKELVHAVVTAESAYDKDAVSRKGAVGLMQLMPETGRRYGVLNRNDPVANVHGGTHYLGDLMQMFKNDVRLAVAAYNAGENAVIDYGYKIPPFAETREYVRRVMQYYEDYKARGIDTGLPYPVKKPAARPSASLPLRSVAQVKFSSPE
- a CDS encoding VOC family protein translates to MPITELNHYSIRTLDLKASEQFYTGILGFTVGPRPAFPFPGLWLYNGDHGSYSNARVHIIGVDPNDPEGLRKYLGDRNPDSLKGGTGTVDHIAFFATGLDEMRGRLKKKGVPYRERTVPSLGLHQIFLEDPSQVTIELNYPASETRL
- the clpA gene encoding ATP-dependent Clp protease ATP-binding subunit ClpA, coding for MLSKELETTLNLAFKHAREQRHEFITVEHLLLALLDNSAAARVLKACGANLNQLRNEINAFLRENSPLLPEKDDIRDTQPTLGFQRVLQRAVFHVQSSGKKEVTGAHVLVAIFSERESQAVYLLGRQNVARLDVVNYISHGISKVAEDGGQEPGIGDEDADATEPGKNALEQFSLNLNEQARKGKIDPLIGRQHEVERTIQVLCRRRKNNPLFVGEAGVGKTAIAEGLAKKIVDGEVPEVLKNSTIYALDMGALLAGTKYRGDFEKRFKGVLNQLSKDAGAILFIDEIHTIIGAGAASGGVMDASNLIKPVLMSGDLKCIGSTTYQEYRGIFEKDRALSRRFQKIDITEPSVEDSVKILQGLRSRFEEHHQVKYTQQALRAAVELTQRYITDRHLPDKAIDVIDEAGAAQHLLPPSRRKKTITVHEVEQIVAKIARVPPKTVSSNDKDVLKNIERDLKLVVFGQDEAIEKLAAAIKMARSGLGDQRRPIGQYLFAGPTGVGKTEVSRQLARVMGIELVRFDMSEYMERHTVSRLIGAPPGYVGFDQGGLLTEAIIKHPHAVLLLDEIEKAHPDVFNILLQVMDHGTLTDTNGRQTDFRNVIIIMTTNAGADRISRSSIGFTQQDHSSDAGEIIKKIFSPEFRNRLDAVIQFKPLDPQTIAHVVDKFLVELETQLDEKNVTLEVDDAARGWLAEHGHDPIMGARPMSRLIQEKIKRLLAEELLFGKLEQGGDVLVTVKGGELAIDIKSSNKNPERAV
- the argA gene encoding amino-acid N-acetyltransferase — its product is MADKQKQFVDWFRQASPYIHAHRGQTFVLSFGGEAVGEPTFRNLIHDIALLSSMGIRLVIVPGARPQVEERLRARNLEMRMKGGIRITDETTLACVKDAVGSITIEIMGQLSRGLANHPAANARIRVVSGNFVIAKPIGVRNGVDYLYSGVVRKVEVETIRTRLENGDILVTPPVGYSPTGECFNLNAHEVATSIASSLGADKLIFLLENKAILDKRGKLVHQLTDTETEQLMQADPELAQRIPELDDAITACRGGVRRVHLVDRREDGGLLLELFSRDGIGTMVSANPFDTLRKATIDDVAGIIELIAPLETDGTLVRRSREKLETEIDHFNVLVRDGAIIGCAAIYPYPSEGLAELACLAVHPDYRDQGRGDMLFNNLETSARQMKLKQMLVLTTQAAHWFVERGFNEATIESLPIERKMLYNYQRNSKVFTKKL
- the ilvD gene encoding dihydroxy-acid dehydratase, encoding MSERRNKYSSRITQPKSQGASQAMLYGTGMTDQDMDKPEVGIASVWFEGNTCNMHLLDLAARVKEGVAAAGLVGMRFNTIGVSDGISMGTDGMSYSLQSRDLIADSIETVMNAQWYDACVTLPGCDKNMPGCVMALGRLNRPGLMIYGGTIKPGHRSGDGGEQVLDIISAFQSYGEFIAGKIDDGTRRDIVRKSCPGPGACGGMYTANTMACAIEALGMSLPYSSSTPAVDPGKREECLRAGAAVKNLLERDIKPRDIMTREAFENAMVLVTALGGSTNAVLHLIAMARAVGVPLTIDDFQKVSDRTPFLANLKPSGIYVMEDVHNIGGTPAVMKFLLENKMIVGGCLTVTGKTVAENLRDVPVFKAGQTVIQPLDKPIKKTGHIQILKGNLAPGGAVAKITGKEGLRFSGPANVFDSEEEMLAALEKKKIQKGDVIVIRYEGPKGGPGMPEMLTPTSAIMGAGLGADVALITDGRFSGGSHGFIVGHIVPEAQEGGPLALIKNGDRITLDAEKNRIDVEITDEEFARRRGQWKMPPYKATRGTLNRYIKTVKSASEGCVTDE